A DNA window from Streptomyces sp. CA-278952 contains the following coding sequences:
- the tig gene encoding trigger factor: MKSAVETLNPTRVRLSIEVPFEELKDSLDAAYKKINQQVTVKGFRKGKIPARVIDQRFGRGAVLEEAVNDALPKFYTEAVNEGELNVLGQPEVDITELKDGELLAFTAEVDVRPEIEIPDYSGIEVTVDALEVTEEEVEKAVEQLRERFAATNPVERAAADGDVVTIDLEAKVDGEVLEDGVADGVSYTIGSGELLEGIDEAVTGLEAGGEATFTSELKGGSAEGKAAEVTVKVTAVAARELPELDDDFAQMASEFDTLEELKADSRKRLETTKQYDQATQAQERVLEELLKLAEVPIPEKLLADEVQTRKHNLEHHQLGQMGLDLEKYLEIQGKTLEEFENETSEQAIKGIKTQFILDELVNKEKLNVNQEELTEHLMRRAASSGMSPDQFAQAVVEGGQVPMLVGEVARGKALAVVVEAAKVVDTNGEVVDLEDEEEAAEATAETTEAPAEAATEEKAEDKAEEKNEA, from the coding sequence GTGAAGAGCGCCGTGGAGACCCTGAACCCGACCCGGGTTCGGCTCAGCATTGAGGTGCCCTTCGAGGAGCTCAAGGACAGCCTCGACGCGGCGTACAAGAAGATCAACCAGCAGGTCACGGTGAAGGGCTTCCGCAAGGGCAAGATCCCCGCCCGGGTCATCGACCAGCGGTTCGGCCGCGGTGCGGTGCTGGAGGAGGCCGTCAACGACGCCCTCCCGAAGTTCTACACCGAGGCGGTCAACGAGGGTGAGCTGAACGTCCTCGGCCAGCCCGAGGTCGACATCACCGAGCTGAAGGACGGCGAACTGCTGGCCTTCACCGCCGAGGTTGACGTACGCCCCGAGATCGAGATCCCGGACTACTCCGGCATCGAGGTCACCGTCGACGCCCTCGAGGTCACCGAGGAAGAGGTCGAGAAGGCCGTGGAGCAGCTCCGCGAGCGCTTCGCCGCCACCAACCCGGTCGAGCGGGCCGCGGCCGACGGCGACGTCGTCACGATCGACCTGGAGGCCAAGGTCGACGGCGAGGTCCTGGAGGACGGCGTGGCCGACGGTGTCTCGTACACCATCGGTTCCGGCGAGCTCCTCGAAGGCATCGACGAGGCCGTGACCGGCCTGGAGGCCGGTGGCGAGGCCACCTTCACCTCCGAGCTGAAGGGCGGCTCCGCCGAGGGCAAGGCCGCGGAGGTCACCGTCAAGGTCACCGCCGTCGCCGCCCGTGAGCTCCCCGAGCTCGACGACGACTTCGCCCAGATGGCCAGCGAGTTCGACACGCTGGAGGAGCTGAAGGCCGACAGCCGCAAGCGCCTGGAGACCACCAAGCAGTACGACCAGGCCACCCAGGCCCAGGAGCGCGTCCTGGAGGAGCTGCTGAAGCTCGCCGAGGTCCCGATCCCGGAGAAGCTGCTCGCGGACGAGGTCCAGACCCGCAAGCACAACCTGGAGCACCACCAGCTCGGCCAGATGGGTCTCGACCTCGAGAAGTACCTCGAGATCCAGGGCAAGACGCTGGAGGAGTTCGAGAACGAGACCTCCGAGCAGGCCATCAAGGGCATCAAGACCCAGTTCATCCTTGACGAGCTCGTCAACAAGGAGAAGCTGAACGTCAACCAGGAGGAGCTCACCGAGCACCTCATGCGGCGCGCTGCCTCCTCCGGCATGAGCCCCGACCAGTTCGCCCAGGCCGTCGTCGAGGGCGGCCAGGTGCCGATGCTCGTCGGCGAGGTCGCCCGCGGCAAGGCGCTCGCCGTCGTCGTCGAGGCCGCCAAGGTCGTCGACACCAACGGTGAGGTCGTCGACCTGGAGGACGAGGAAGAGGCCGCCGAGGCCACCGCCGAGACCACGGAGGCGCCCGCCGAGGCCGCCACCGAGGAGAAGGCGGAGGACAAGGCCGAGGAGAAGAACGAGGCCTGA
- a CDS encoding Fpg/Nei family DNA glycosylase — MPEGHTIRRLADDHAERFAGAPVRVSSPQGKFSDSAALLDGRTLTATDAHGKHLFLGFGDTGWVHIHLGLFGKLGFGAAPPPPPTDTVRLRLVNAGHHADLRGPTTCALITEPEKRAIHERLGPDPLRGDEDGERAWQRISRSRTTVAALLMDQKVIAGVGNVYRAEVLFRHGIDPYRTGRDLTRAEWDTIWADLGELMREGVRNNRIDTVRPEHLPEAMGRPPRKDDHGGEVYVYRRANLPCHICRTEIRTADLVSRNLFWCPRCQPPGPSGD, encoded by the coding sequence GTGCCCGAGGGACACACCATCCGCCGCCTCGCCGACGACCACGCGGAACGGTTCGCGGGCGCGCCGGTACGGGTGAGCAGCCCGCAGGGCAAGTTCTCCGACAGCGCGGCCCTGCTCGACGGGCGGACCCTCACCGCCACCGACGCCCACGGCAAGCACCTCTTCCTCGGCTTCGGCGACACCGGCTGGGTCCACATCCACCTCGGCCTCTTCGGCAAGCTCGGCTTCGGCGCCGCCCCGCCCCCGCCGCCCACCGACACGGTCCGCCTCCGGCTGGTCAACGCCGGCCACCACGCGGATCTGCGCGGCCCCACCACCTGCGCCCTGATCACCGAGCCCGAGAAGCGCGCGATACACGAGCGCCTGGGCCCGGACCCGCTGCGCGGCGACGAGGACGGCGAGCGCGCCTGGCAGCGGATCTCCCGCAGCCGGACCACCGTCGCCGCCCTGCTGATGGACCAGAAGGTCATCGCGGGCGTCGGCAACGTGTACCGCGCCGAGGTCCTCTTCCGCCACGGCATCGACCCGTACCGCACGGGCAGGGACCTCACCCGCGCCGAGTGGGACACGATCTGGGCGGACCTGGGGGAGCTGATGCGCGAAGGCGTGCGGAACAACCGGATCGACACCGTCCGCCCCGAGCACCTCCCCGAGGCCATGGGCCGCCCGCCCCGCAAGGACGACCACGGCGGCGAGGTCTACGTCTACCGCCGCGCGAACCTGCCCTGCCACATCTGCCGTACGGAGATCCGCACCGCGGACCTGGTCTCCCGCAACCTCTTCTGGTGCCCCCGGTGCCAGCCCCCGGGACCTTCCGGCGACTGA
- a CDS encoding PP2C family protein-serine/threonine phosphatase: protein MARSGGVDDFGARWRRNLHRARIGLRKSGVDYFRGDGSDWIALAGLLLTIPAITLATIASPVWIDPAALALPIVAGGLLLRPASLLGLYATAAGALIVEALTLGPYLDGPARVTPGTVLTVAACGFFGLILAQFRARVGVPWRRGGTMLFDLRERIRVQSALPRLPQGWHREMALRPAGGQSFSGDFVVAARTHGGRTLEAVLTDVSGKGMDAGSRALLLSGAFGGLLGSLPPHAFLPAANGYLLRQDWDEGFATSIHLVLDLESGDYEIFSAGHPPALQLHAGTGRWEEKSGEGPLLGVYDGAEFDAVKGSLAPGDVLMLFTDGLVEASDRDMSEGIDRLTGEADRYVSTGFEGAAWHLIEACAKDVNDDRALLLLSRRA from the coding sequence GTGGCCCGTAGCGGAGGAGTAGACGATTTTGGGGCCCGGTGGCGCAGGAACCTGCACCGGGCCCGCATCGGCCTGCGCAAATCCGGGGTCGACTACTTCCGCGGCGACGGTTCCGACTGGATCGCCCTGGCCGGTCTGCTGCTGACGATCCCGGCCATCACCCTCGCCACCATCGCGAGCCCGGTCTGGATCGACCCCGCCGCCCTCGCCCTGCCCATCGTGGCGGGCGGCCTCCTGCTGCGCCCCGCCAGCCTGCTGGGCCTCTACGCGACGGCCGCCGGCGCACTGATCGTCGAGGCGCTCACCCTCGGCCCGTACCTGGACGGCCCCGCCCGGGTCACTCCCGGCACGGTGCTCACCGTCGCGGCCTGCGGCTTCTTCGGGCTGATCCTGGCCCAGTTCCGGGCCCGGGTCGGCGTGCCCTGGCGGCGCGGCGGCACGATGCTCTTCGACCTGCGCGAACGCATCCGGGTCCAGAGCGCTCTGCCCCGGCTGCCCCAGGGCTGGCACCGCGAGATGGCCCTGCGCCCGGCCGGCGGCCAGTCGTTCTCCGGGGACTTCGTCGTCGCGGCCCGCACCCACGGGGGCCGCACCTTGGAGGCCGTCCTCACCGACGTCTCCGGCAAGGGCATGGACGCGGGCTCCCGGGCCCTGCTGCTGTCCGGCGCCTTCGGCGGGCTGCTCGGCTCGCTGCCCCCGCACGCCTTCCTGCCCGCCGCCAACGGTTATCTGCTGCGCCAGGACTGGGACGAGGGGTTCGCCACCTCGATCCATCTGGTGCTGGACCTGGAATCGGGCGACTACGAGATCTTCTCCGCAGGGCATCCGCCCGCCCTCCAACTCCACGCGGGCACGGGCCGGTGGGAGGAGAAGTCCGGGGAGGGACCCCTGCTCGGCGTCTACGACGGGGCCGAGTTCGACGCGGTGAAGGGATCGCTCGCGCCGGGCGACGTCCTGATGCTCTTCACCGACGGTCTGGTGGAGGCCTCCGACCGGGACATGTCCGAGGGCATCGACCGGCTGACGGGCGAGGCCGACCGCTATGTCTCCACCGGCTTCGAGGGTGCGGCCTGGCATCTGATCGAGGCCTGCGCCAAGGACGTCAACGACGACCGGGCCCTGCTGCTGCTCTCCCGCCGGGCCTGA
- a CDS encoding amino acid permease → MTSQTTLAKPGQEPGEPDRPDSSGGLQAGLKNRHLSMIAIGGVIGAGLFVGSSAGIAAAGPAILLSYAMVGLMVVLVMRMLGEMAAARPSSGSFSAYADQALGRWAGFSIGWLYWFFWVVVLAVEATAGAKILESWIPGVPQWAWALIVMVVLTATNLVSVGSYGEFEFWFAGIKVVAIGAFVVIGFLAVFGFLPGSDHAGSGLAHLTDSGGFFPEGPGAILTGVLMVVFSFMGSEIVTLAAGESSDPQRAVSKATNSVIWRIAVFYLGSIFVVLTLLPWNDPSIVEKGSYVAALDVIGIPHAGQVMDFIVLTAVLSCLNSGLYTASRMAFSLGERGDAPKAFAKVNKRGVPQAAILSSVVFGFVAVFFNYQWPDTVFQFLLNSSGAVALFVWLVICFTQLRMRGIILRETPGKLVVRMWLFPYLTWATIAMISFVLVYMLTDDAAREQVVLSLLVAAVVVGVSLFREMRARKAVAK, encoded by the coding sequence ATGACGTCGCAGACGACGCTGGCGAAGCCGGGCCAGGAGCCCGGTGAGCCGGACCGGCCGGACTCGTCGGGCGGGCTTCAGGCAGGTCTGAAGAACCGCCACCTCTCGATGATCGCGATCGGCGGTGTGATCGGCGCCGGGCTCTTCGTGGGTTCCAGCGCGGGTATCGCGGCCGCGGGCCCGGCGATTCTGCTGTCGTACGCGATGGTCGGCCTGATGGTCGTCCTCGTGATGCGGATGCTCGGCGAGATGGCCGCCGCCCGGCCGAGCTCCGGTTCCTTCTCCGCCTACGCCGACCAGGCGCTCGGCCGTTGGGCCGGCTTCTCCATCGGCTGGCTCTACTGGTTCTTCTGGGTCGTGGTGCTCGCCGTCGAGGCCACGGCGGGCGCGAAGATCCTGGAGAGCTGGATCCCGGGGGTCCCCCAGTGGGCCTGGGCACTGATCGTGATGGTCGTGCTGACCGCCACCAACCTGGTCTCGGTGGGCAGTTACGGCGAGTTCGAGTTCTGGTTCGCCGGGATCAAGGTCGTGGCGATCGGCGCGTTCGTGGTCATCGGCTTCCTCGCGGTCTTCGGCTTCCTGCCCGGGTCGGACCACGCGGGATCGGGTCTGGCGCATCTGACGGACAGCGGCGGGTTCTTCCCCGAGGGGCCCGGCGCGATCCTGACCGGTGTGCTGATGGTCGTCTTCTCGTTCATGGGCAGTGAGATCGTGACGCTGGCCGCCGGTGAGTCGTCGGACCCGCAGCGGGCCGTCTCCAAGGCCACCAACAGCGTGATCTGGCGTATCGCCGTCTTCTACCTCGGCTCGATCTTCGTGGTGCTGACGCTGCTGCCGTGGAACGACCCGTCGATCGTCGAGAAGGGCAGCTATGTCGCCGCCCTCGACGTGATCGGGATCCCGCACGCCGGGCAGGTCATGGACTTCATCGTGCTGACGGCCGTGCTGTCCTGCCTCAACTCCGGCCTCTACACCGCCTCCCGGATGGCGTTCTCGCTCGGCGAGCGGGGCGACGCGCCGAAGGCCTTCGCCAAGGTCAACAAGCGCGGTGTGCCGCAGGCGGCGATCCTGTCCTCGGTCGTCTTCGGCTTCGTGGCGGTGTTCTTCAACTACCAGTGGCCCGACACGGTGTTCCAGTTCCTGCTGAACTCCTCCGGCGCGGTCGCGCTCTTCGTGTGGCTGGTCATCTGCTTCACCCAGCTGCGGATGCGCGGGATCATCCTGCGCGAGACCCCCGGCAAGCTGGTCGTACGGATGTGGCTCTTCCCGTACCTCACCTGGGCGACGATCGCGATGATCTCCTTCGTCCTGGTCTACATGCTGACCGACGACGCCGCCCGCGAGCAGGTCGTGCTGTCGTTGCTGGTCGCGGCCGTGGTGGTGGGCGTCTCGCTGTTCCGGGAGATGCGCGCTCGCAAGGCCGTGGCCAAGTGA
- a CDS encoding cation:proton antiporter, translated as MGGAFLAAAVLARLGGRIGLPTIPLFILAGILLGPHTPGYTLLKNPHDLEMLSALGLVLLLFYLGLEFHMDDLKTGGRKMAIAGGTYLLLNVGAGLAFGFALGWGTAEALVLAGVLGISSSAIVTKILVDLGRIGNPETRPILGIIVVEDIFLALYLAALQPILSGADSLSAALIDGGKAFGFLLLLALAARFGTKLIGKLMNTKDDELLVISFLGVAVFVAGVSEMFGVADAIGAFMVGLMLGSTSSAERILKLVHPLRDAFGAIFFFAFGLSIDPGDLPSVLWPVLAAVVLTLAMNIAAGLAAAKVYSFGAQATSNIATTLVARGEFALILATMAAAAGLDERLSPFIAGYVLLLAVLAPLAAGRSHWLTRILPGGRKKDDDQDQKQVPVSV; from the coding sequence ATGGGCGGCGCCTTCCTGGCCGCTGCCGTCCTCGCCCGTCTCGGCGGCCGCATCGGGCTGCCGACGATTCCCTTGTTCATCCTGGCCGGGATCCTCCTGGGCCCGCACACCCCCGGCTACACGCTTCTGAAGAATCCGCACGACCTGGAGATGCTCTCCGCGCTGGGACTCGTCCTCCTGCTCTTCTACTTGGGGCTCGAGTTCCACATGGACGACCTCAAGACGGGCGGCCGGAAGATGGCCATCGCCGGCGGGACGTACCTCCTGCTGAACGTCGGCGCCGGTCTCGCCTTCGGCTTCGCGCTGGGCTGGGGCACGGCGGAGGCGCTGGTCCTCGCCGGTGTCCTCGGCATCTCCTCGTCCGCGATCGTCACCAAGATCCTGGTGGACCTCGGGCGCATCGGGAATCCGGAGACCCGGCCGATCCTCGGCATCATCGTCGTCGAGGACATCTTCCTCGCCCTGTACCTCGCCGCGCTCCAGCCGATCCTGTCCGGTGCGGACAGCCTCTCGGCCGCGCTGATCGACGGCGGCAAGGCCTTCGGCTTCCTGTTGCTGCTCGCCCTGGCGGCCCGGTTCGGCACGAAGCTCATCGGCAAGCTCATGAACACCAAGGACGACGAGCTGCTCGTCATCTCCTTCCTCGGCGTGGCCGTCTTCGTCGCCGGTGTCTCGGAGATGTTCGGCGTCGCCGACGCGATCGGTGCGTTCATGGTGGGCCTGATGCTCGGCTCCACCTCGTCCGCCGAACGAATCCTGAAGCTGGTCCACCCGCTCCGCGACGCGTTCGGCGCGATCTTCTTCTTCGCCTTCGGCCTCTCCATCGACCCGGGCGACCTTCCGAGCGTGCTGTGGCCGGTGCTGGCCGCCGTGGTGCTGACGCTCGCCATGAACATCGCGGCCGGGCTCGCGGCGGCGAAGGTGTACTCCTTCGGCGCACAGGCCACGTCCAACATCGCCACCACCCTGGTCGCCCGCGGTGAGTTCGCGCTCATCCTGGCCACGATGGCGGCGGCCGCCGGACTGGACGAGCGGCTCTCGCCGTTCATCGCCGGCTACGTCCTCCTGCTCGCCGTCCTCGCGCCGCTGGCCGCCGGACGCTCCCACTGGCTGACCCGCATCCTGCCGGGCGGCCGCAAGAAGGACGACGACCAGGACCAGAAACAGGTACCGGTGTCGGTCTGA
- a CDS encoding acyltransferase family protein, producing MFQAPSVFHRAPLPPATPESEPRHEQTLTATAPRPAPRPAPGSSAQDAAPAPAAARKRDPYFDNVKYLAIVLVAVAHAWEPVMDGSRATRALYMIVYTFHMPAFILISGYFSRSFDMTPSRVRRLITSVAVPYVLFETAYSLFKRYADDSPDMAISLIDPFFLTWFLIALFVWRVTTPIWRTVRHPLPVALAIAVLASVSPEIGDDLDLQRVLQFLPFFVLGLLMKPEHFQLVRRREVRLLSLPLFAGALLFAYGIAPRVELGWFYRANSAQEMDAPWWSGAVMTLAMFGCALALTVGFLAWVPGRARWFTALGAGTICGYLLHGFLIKGAEYAGLFDRYTWLSDPVGLVVVSLTAAAAVTLMCTPWVGRALKWATEPDLKWAFRKDPAGR from the coding sequence ATGTTCCAAGCTCCGAGCGTATTTCATAGGGCCCCGCTCCCCCCGGCGACCCCGGAGTCGGAGCCCAGACACGAGCAGACGCTCACTGCCACCGCACCCCGGCCCGCCCCCCGGCCCGCCCCCGGGTCCAGCGCTCAGGACGCCGCTCCGGCGCCCGCGGCGGCGAGGAAGCGCGATCCCTACTTCGACAATGTGAAGTATCTGGCCATCGTTCTCGTCGCTGTGGCGCACGCCTGGGAACCCGTGATGGACGGCAGCCGCGCCACCCGTGCGCTGTACATGATCGTGTACACGTTCCACATGCCGGCCTTCATCCTCATCTCCGGCTACTTCTCCCGCTCGTTCGACATGACGCCGTCCAGGGTGCGGCGGCTGATCACCTCGGTCGCGGTGCCGTACGTGCTGTTCGAGACGGCCTATTCGCTCTTCAAGCGGTACGCGGACGATTCGCCCGACATGGCGATCAGTCTGATCGACCCTTTCTTCCTGACCTGGTTTTTGATCGCCCTGTTCGTGTGGCGGGTGACCACGCCGATCTGGCGCACGGTGCGCCATCCGCTGCCGGTGGCGCTCGCCATCGCCGTGCTCGCCTCGGTCTCCCCCGAGATCGGCGACGACCTCGACCTCCAGCGGGTGCTGCAGTTCCTGCCGTTCTTCGTGCTCGGCCTGCTGATGAAGCCCGAGCACTTCCAGCTGGTCAGGCGGCGCGAGGTGCGGCTGCTCTCGCTGCCGCTGTTCGCCGGCGCGCTGCTCTTCGCGTACGGGATCGCCCCGCGCGTGGAGCTCGGCTGGTTCTACCGCGCCAACAGCGCGCAGGAGATGGACGCGCCGTGGTGGTCCGGCGCGGTGATGACGCTCGCGATGTTCGGCTGCGCCCTGGCGCTGACGGTCGGCTTCCTGGCCTGGGTGCCCGGCAGGGCCCGGTGGTTCACGGCGCTCGGCGCCGGAACGATCTGCGGCTACCTGCTGCACGGCTTCCTGATCAAGGGGGCCGAGTACGCGGGCCTGTTCGACCGCTACACCTGGCTCTCCGATCCGGTCGGGCTGGTCGTCGTCTCGCTCACCGCGGCGGCGGCCGTGACGCTCATGTGCACCCCATGGGTGGGACGCGCCCTGAAGTGGGCCACCGAGCCGGACCTGAAGTGGGCGTTCCGGAAGGACCCCGCGGGGCGCTGA
- a CDS encoding HD domain-containing protein translates to MTGHDLSVAEVEAIAREAHARQTDKAGRPYVEHLAAVAEGVRVRGGDDGQIAAAWLHDAIEDAALSAQWLAAAALPQEVKDMVLAVTKRPGEELSSYAARILATPGALLVKEADLAHNADPERLAVLDAATRTRLTAKYAQVRELLRLAGDESPPDRKNPANPETH, encoded by the coding sequence ATGACCGGACACGATCTGAGCGTCGCCGAGGTGGAGGCCATCGCCCGCGAGGCCCATGCGCGGCAGACCGACAAGGCGGGCCGTCCCTACGTGGAACACCTGGCGGCGGTGGCCGAAGGAGTACGGGTGCGCGGCGGCGACGACGGGCAGATCGCCGCGGCCTGGCTGCACGACGCGATCGAGGACGCCGCGCTGTCGGCTCAGTGGCTGGCCGCCGCCGCCCTGCCGCAGGAGGTGAAGGACATGGTCCTGGCGGTGACCAAGCGGCCGGGCGAGGAGCTGTCCTCGTACGCCGCGCGGATCCTGGCCACTCCGGGCGCGCTGCTCGTCAAGGAGGCGGACCTCGCCCACAACGCGGATCCCGAGCGCCTCGCGGTCCTGGACGCGGCGACGCGTACCCGGCTGACGGCGAAGTATGCGCAGGTACGCGAGCTGTTGCGGCTGGCCGGCGACGAATCACCCCCCGACCGAAAGAATCCGGCCAACCCGGAGACGCACTGA
- a CDS encoding ATP-dependent Clp protease proteolytic subunit, with protein sequence MVKTHMNNYTGASANGLYTGPQVDNRYVVPRFVERTSQGVREYDPYAKLFEERVIFLGVQIDDASANDVMAQLLCLESMDPDRDISIYINSPGGSFTALTAIYDTMQFVKPDIQTVCMGQAASAAAVLLAAGTPGKRMALPHARVLIHQPSSQTGREQLSDLEIAANEILRMRTQLEQMLARHSTTPLEKISEDIERDKILTAEDALAYGLVDQIVSTRKTTAGASL encoded by the coding sequence ATGGTGAAGACCCACATGAACAACTACACCGGCGCATCCGCGAACGGCCTCTACACCGGCCCGCAGGTGGACAACCGCTACGTCGTCCCGCGCTTCGTGGAGCGCACCTCGCAGGGCGTGCGCGAGTACGACCCGTACGCGAAGCTCTTCGAGGAGCGCGTGATCTTCCTGGGCGTCCAGATCGACGACGCCTCGGCCAACGACGTCATGGCGCAGCTGCTGTGCCTGGAGTCGATGGACCCCGACCGCGACATCTCGATCTACATCAACAGCCCCGGCGGCTCGTTCACCGCGCTCACCGCGATCTACGACACGATGCAGTTCGTGAAGCCGGACATCCAGACGGTCTGCATGGGCCAGGCGGCCTCCGCCGCCGCCGTCCTGCTCGCCGCGGGCACCCCGGGCAAGCGCATGGCGCTCCCGCACGCCCGGGTGCTCATCCACCAGCCGTCCTCGCAGACCGGCCGCGAGCAGCTCTCCGACCTGGAGATCGCGGCCAACGAGATCCTTCGCATGCGCACGCAGCTGGAGCAGATGCTGGCCCGGCACTCGACGACCCCGCTGGAGAAGATCAGCGAGGACATCGAGCGCGACAAGATCCTCACGGCCGAGGACGCCCTGGCGTACGGTCTGGTCGACCAGATCGTTAGCACCCGCAAGACCACCGCGGGCGCATCGCTCTGA
- a CDS encoding ribose-5-phosphate isomerase, whose translation MRVYLGSDHAGYELKNHLVEWLGAHGHEAVDCGPHIYDAQDDYPPFCLRAAEKTAADPDSLGIVIGGSGNGEQIAANKVKGVRAALAWSEQTAALGREHNDANVVAIGGRMHTVEESTKFVEIFLTTPYSNEERHTRRIEMLAAYENTGELPPIPAHHPQQG comes from the coding sequence ATGCGCGTGTACCTCGGATCCGACCATGCCGGCTACGAACTCAAGAACCACCTCGTCGAGTGGCTCGGCGCCCACGGCCACGAGGCCGTCGACTGCGGCCCCCACATCTACGACGCCCAGGACGACTACCCGCCGTTCTGCCTGCGCGCCGCCGAGAAGACGGCCGCCGACCCGGACAGCCTCGGCATCGTGATCGGCGGCTCCGGCAACGGCGAGCAGATCGCCGCCAACAAGGTCAAGGGCGTCCGCGCCGCGCTGGCCTGGAGCGAGCAGACCGCCGCCCTCGGCCGTGAGCACAACGACGCCAACGTCGTCGCCATCGGTGGCCGGATGCACACGGTCGAGGAGTCCACGAAGTTCGTCGAGATCTTCCTCACCACGCCGTACTCGAACGAGGAGCGCCACACGCGCCGCATCGAGATGCTCGCGGCGTACGAGAACACCGGCGAGCTCCCCCCGATCCCCGCCCACCACCCGCAGCAGGGCTGA
- a CDS encoding ATP-dependent Clp protease proteolytic subunit translates to MPYAAGEPSLGGGLGDQVYSRLLGERIIFLGQQVDDDIANKITAQLLLLAAEPDKDIYLYINSPGGSVTAGMAVYDTMQYIPNDVVTIGMGMAASMGQFLLTGGAAGKRFALPNTDILMHQGSAGIGGTASDIKIQAQYLLRTKTRMAEITARHSGQTVETIIRDGDRDRWYTAEEAKDYGLIDEIITVASGIPGGGGTGA, encoded by the coding sequence ATGCCCTACGCCGCCGGAGAGCCGTCCCTCGGTGGAGGCCTCGGTGACCAGGTCTACAGCCGACTGCTCGGCGAGCGCATCATCTTCCTCGGTCAGCAGGTCGACGATGACATCGCCAACAAGATCACCGCACAGCTCCTCCTCCTTGCCGCAGAGCCCGACAAGGACATCTACCTCTACATCAACAGCCCCGGTGGCTCGGTGACGGCCGGCATGGCGGTCTACGACACCATGCAGTACATCCCGAACGACGTCGTCACCATCGGCATGGGCATGGCCGCCTCCATGGGCCAGTTCCTGCTCACCGGCGGCGCCGCGGGCAAGCGCTTCGCGCTCCCGAACACCGACATCCTCATGCACCAGGGTTCGGCCGGTATCGGCGGAACGGCCTCGGACATCAAGATCCAGGCCCAGTACCTGCTCCGCACCAAGACGCGCATGGCGGAGATCACCGCCCGTCACTCCGGCCAGACCGTCGAGACGATCATCCGCGACGGCGACCGCGACCGCTGGTACACGGCGGAGGAGGCCAAGGACTACGGCCTCATCGACGAGATCATCACGGTCGCGTCGGGCATCCCGGGCGGCGGCGGCACCGGTGCCTGA